One genomic segment of Epinephelus fuscoguttatus linkage group LG19, E.fuscoguttatus.final_Chr_v1 includes these proteins:
- the LOC125880082 gene encoding far upstream element-binding protein 2-like isoform X2: protein MSEYNAVPPPGPGAPLGGQAALGNGAGGIKKDAFADAVQRARQIAAKIGGDAGPPMNNNTAADSFPFTAQKRQLEDADEPESKKLAAQSDLDSANALSIGAQLAALAQQRPTSNTEEYSVPDSMVGLIIGRGGEQINKIQQESGCKVQIAPDSGGLPNRSVSLTGSQDSIENAKRLLDEIVSRGRGTPPSSYHESTNGQNGTVHEMMIPAGKAGLVIGKGGETIKQLQERAGVKMILIQDASQGPNVDKPLRIIGDPYKVQQAQEMVQEILRERDHGGFSERNDFGSRMGGGMDIPVQRHSVGVVIGRNGEMIKKIQNDAGVRIQFKQDDGTGPDKIAHISGPPERCEHAAQIINDLLQSIRVREEGQGGPPGPPGMPAGNRGRGGGQGSWGPPGGEMTFSIPAHKCGLVIGRGGENVKSINQQTGAFVEISRQPPPNGDPNFKLFIIRGSPQQIDHAKQLIEEKIEGPLCPVGPGPGGPGPAGPMGPYNPNPYNPGPPGAPGPPHGGPPGPHQYTPQGWSNTYQQWQPQAPHDPTRSPGQ from the exons ATGTCGGAGTACAACGCGGTGCCGCCACCCGGACCCGGAGCCCCTCTCGGCGGGCAGGCAGCTCTCGGTAATGGAGCGGGAGGCATCAAGAAAGATGCGTTCGCGGACGCGGTGCAGCGGGCCCGGCAG ATTGCAGCTAAGATCGGAGGTGACGCTGGACCACCCATGAACAACAACACTGCAGCAGATAGCTTTCCATTCACTGCACAGAAACGACAGCTGGAGGATGCAG ATGAACCCGAAAGCAAGAAGCTGGCTGCACAGAGTGACTTGGATTCAGCCAATGCATTGT CCATTGGTGCCCAGCTAGCTGCTCTTGCACAACAAAG ACCCACTTCCAACACAGAGGAATACAGTGTACCAGACAGCATGGTGGGACTCA TTATTGGCCGCGGAGGTGAACAGATCAATAAGATTCAACAGGAGTCAGGCTGCAAGGTTCAGATAGCTCCAG acagCGGAGGACTTCCAAACAGGAGCGTGTCTCTCACAGGTTCCCAAGACTCCATAGA GAATGCCAAAAGGCTGTTGGATGAGATAGTGTCACGAGGGAGGGGCACACCTCCTTCTTCCTATCATGAGTCCACCAACGGGCAGAACGGCACGGTGCATGAGATGATGATACCAGCTGGCAAGGCTGGGCTAGTCATTGGAAAGGGTGGAGAGACCATCAAACAGCTTCAG GAACGTGCAGGTGTGAAGATGATCCTGATCCAGGACGCCTCTCAGGGACCCAATGTCGACAAGCCCCTGCGCATTATAGGCGATCCCTACAAAGTCCAG CAAGCCCAGGAGATGGTACAGGAGATTCTGAGGGAGAGAGACCACGGTGGCTTCAGTGAAAGAAATGACTTCGGTTCCCGAATGGGGGGAGGCatggat ATCCCCGTACAGAGACACTCAGTCGGTGTGGTCATCGGGCGAAACGGAGAGATGATCAAGAAAATCCAGAATGATGCTGGAGTTAGGATACAGTTCAAACAAG ATGACGGGACTGGTCCAGATAAGATCGCCCACATCAGTGGTCCTCCTGAACGCTGCGAGCACGCTGCCCAGATCATCAATGACCTGCTGCAGAGCATCAGGGTCAGGGAGGAAGGACAGGGG GGTCCCCCAGGTCCTCCAGGCATGCCTGCAGGCAACAGGGGCCGAGGTGGGGGACAAGGCAGCTGGGGGCCCCCTGGAGGGGAAATGACTTTCTCTATTCCTGCCCACAAGTGCGGACTTGTGATTGGCCGGGGAGGAGAGAACGTCAAGTCCATCAACCAGCAGACGGGGGCCTTTGTGGAAATCTCTCGACAGCCACCTCCCAACGGAGACCCCAACTTCAAGCTGTTTATCATTCGGGGCTCACCGCAACAGATCGACCATGCCAAGCAGCTCATTGAGGAGAAGATTGAG GGTCCTCTGTGTCCTGTGGGCCCGGGGCCAGGTGGACCAGGTCCTGCTGGTCCAATGGGTCCCTACAACCCCAACCCATACAACCCCGGACCGCCTGGGGCACCTGGACCACCACA CGGTGGTCCTCCAGGTCCTCACCAGTACACCCCTCAGGGCTGGAGCAACACCTACCAGCAGTGGCAACCCCAGGCACCCCACGACCCCA CCCGGTCTCCAGGCCAGTAG
- the LOC125880082 gene encoding far upstream element-binding protein 2-like isoform X1 — protein sequence MSEYNAVPPPGPGAPLGGQAALGNGAGGIKKDAFADAVQRARQIAAKIGGDAGPPMNNNTAADSFPFTAQKRQLEDADEPESKKLAAQSDLDSANALSIGAQLAALAQQRPTSNTEEYSVPDSMVGLIIGRGGEQINKIQQESGCKVQIAPDSGGLPNRSVSLTGSQDSIENAKRLLDEIVSRGRGTPPSSYHESTNGQNGTVHEMMIPAGKAGLVIGKGGETIKQLQERAGVKMILIQDASQGPNVDKPLRIIGDPYKVQQAQEMVQEILRERDHGGFSERNDFGSRMGGGMDIPVQRHSVGVVIGRNGEMIKKIQNDAGVRIQFKQDDGTGPDKIAHISGPPERCEHAAQIINDLLQSIRVREEGQGGPPGPPGMPAGNRGRGGGQGSWGPPGGEMTFSIPAHKCGLVIGRGGENVKSINQQTGAFVEISRQPPPNGDPNFKLFIIRGSPQQIDHAKQLIEEKIEGPLCPVGPGPGGPGPAGPMGPYNPNPYNPGPPGAPGPPHGGPPGPHQYTPQGWSNTYQQWQPQAPHDPSKAAANDPNAAWAAYYAQYYQQPSGAVPAQYPANPPGGAQASGDQTQPAQTPGGQPDYTKAWEEYYKKMAQAGGSVPGTAPAAPGAAGGASSTTGGQPDYSAAWAEYYRQQAAYYGQTGQAPGQPATPQQGQTQ from the exons ATGTCGGAGTACAACGCGGTGCCGCCACCCGGACCCGGAGCCCCTCTCGGCGGGCAGGCAGCTCTCGGTAATGGAGCGGGAGGCATCAAGAAAGATGCGTTCGCGGACGCGGTGCAGCGGGCCCGGCAG ATTGCAGCTAAGATCGGAGGTGACGCTGGACCACCCATGAACAACAACACTGCAGCAGATAGCTTTCCATTCACTGCACAGAAACGACAGCTGGAGGATGCAG ATGAACCCGAAAGCAAGAAGCTGGCTGCACAGAGTGACTTGGATTCAGCCAATGCATTGT CCATTGGTGCCCAGCTAGCTGCTCTTGCACAACAAAG ACCCACTTCCAACACAGAGGAATACAGTGTACCAGACAGCATGGTGGGACTCA TTATTGGCCGCGGAGGTGAACAGATCAATAAGATTCAACAGGAGTCAGGCTGCAAGGTTCAGATAGCTCCAG acagCGGAGGACTTCCAAACAGGAGCGTGTCTCTCACAGGTTCCCAAGACTCCATAGA GAATGCCAAAAGGCTGTTGGATGAGATAGTGTCACGAGGGAGGGGCACACCTCCTTCTTCCTATCATGAGTCCACCAACGGGCAGAACGGCACGGTGCATGAGATGATGATACCAGCTGGCAAGGCTGGGCTAGTCATTGGAAAGGGTGGAGAGACCATCAAACAGCTTCAG GAACGTGCAGGTGTGAAGATGATCCTGATCCAGGACGCCTCTCAGGGACCCAATGTCGACAAGCCCCTGCGCATTATAGGCGATCCCTACAAAGTCCAG CAAGCCCAGGAGATGGTACAGGAGATTCTGAGGGAGAGAGACCACGGTGGCTTCAGTGAAAGAAATGACTTCGGTTCCCGAATGGGGGGAGGCatggat ATCCCCGTACAGAGACACTCAGTCGGTGTGGTCATCGGGCGAAACGGAGAGATGATCAAGAAAATCCAGAATGATGCTGGAGTTAGGATACAGTTCAAACAAG ATGACGGGACTGGTCCAGATAAGATCGCCCACATCAGTGGTCCTCCTGAACGCTGCGAGCACGCTGCCCAGATCATCAATGACCTGCTGCAGAGCATCAGGGTCAGGGAGGAAGGACAGGGG GGTCCCCCAGGTCCTCCAGGCATGCCTGCAGGCAACAGGGGCCGAGGTGGGGGACAAGGCAGCTGGGGGCCCCCTGGAGGGGAAATGACTTTCTCTATTCCTGCCCACAAGTGCGGACTTGTGATTGGCCGGGGAGGAGAGAACGTCAAGTCCATCAACCAGCAGACGGGGGCCTTTGTGGAAATCTCTCGACAGCCACCTCCCAACGGAGACCCCAACTTCAAGCTGTTTATCATTCGGGGCTCACCGCAACAGATCGACCATGCCAAGCAGCTCATTGAGGAGAAGATTGAG GGTCCTCTGTGTCCTGTGGGCCCGGGGCCAGGTGGACCAGGTCCTGCTGGTCCAATGGGTCCCTACAACCCCAACCCATACAACCCCGGACCGCCTGGGGCACCTGGACCACCACA CGGTGGTCCTCCAGGTCCTCACCAGTACACCCCTCAGGGCTGGAGCAACACCTACCAGCAGTGGCAACCCCAGGCACCCCACGACCCCA GCAAGGCAGCAGCCAATGATCCCAACGCAGCCTGGGCCGCCTACTATGCTCAGTACTACCAGCAGCCGTCGGGGGCTGTGCCAGCCCAGTACCCTGCTAACCCACCTGGAGGTGCCCAAGCATCAGGGGACCAGACTCAGCCTGCACAGACGCCGGGGGGCCAGCCGGACTACACCAAGGCCTGGGAGGAGTACTACAAGAAGATGG CCCAGGCAGGTGGCTCTGTCCCCGGGACAGCACCTGCAGCCCCAGGAGCAGCCGGGGGCGCATCATCAACGACAGGGGGTCAGCCGGACTACAGCGCAGCCTGGGCGGAGTACTACAGACAGCAGGCTGCGTACTatggacagacaggacaggCTCCCGGCCAGCCAGCCACTCCCCAGCAGGGACAG ACGCAGTGA